The following proteins are co-located in the Calditrichota bacterium genome:
- a CDS encoding NADH-quinone oxidoreductase subunit A, with product MQFTPILIFFATGALVVLAALVVNRLLAPRKPGPVKESTYECGEEPVGSPWIRFNTRFYVIALIFLVFDVEVLFTFPWALNLRELGLFAWIDMAVFFAILAVGLAYVWGKGDLEWIKPSSGASRTIRRPANATPDAGQGSPGEAG from the coding sequence ATGCAGTTCACCCCCATACTCATCTTTTTCGCAACCGGTGCGCTGGTCGTTTTGGCCGCGCTGGTTGTGAACCGGCTGCTCGCACCCCGTAAGCCGGGTCCGGTCAAGGAATCGACCTATGAGTGCGGCGAAGAGCCGGTCGGGTCGCCTTGGATCCGGTTCAACACGCGGTTCTATGTCATAGCGTTGATCTTTCTCGTCTTTGACGTCGAAGTGTTATTCACCTTTCCGTGGGCGCTCAATCTGCGCGAATTGGGTCTTTTTGCCTGGATTGATATGGCGGTCTTCTTTGCAATTCTGGCGGTAGGGCTGGCTTATGTCTGGGGGAAGGGGGACTTGGAGTGGATCAAACCGTCCAGTGGCGCATCACGGACGATAAGGCGACCTGCAAATGCAACGCCTGACGCCGGGCAGGGATCGCCGGGGGAAGCAGG